The following nucleotide sequence is from Rhineura floridana isolate rRhiFlo1 chromosome 9, rRhiFlo1.hap2, whole genome shotgun sequence.
AACGCAAATGGGAAATTATATTTTATATAGCAACACATTATTTAAGTGCACTTTTAGCACTGTGTAGTTTGAAGTTGTAGATtccctaaagtttttttttattggTCTTCTGTAttgagtattttcttttgtctcatTTTAATGTAAGGTTAATACAGATTTTGTACAGGTGTGAGGGGGAGATGAGATAAAACTTACCTAGTTGGTACTTTGAGTAACAACTTGATACTTGGCCAGAGCTGCATAATTGCCTCTTATTCCTTTCTCTTATATTCAGGTTGGTGAGCTTACAttgcatcctcctcctcttcttcattttTTTAGGAACCTCAGCAGGGCCATCATCAAAAGTGACACGTTTGCTTGATTTCTTGCAGTCTTGTTCTATACCTAGGTCTTTCACCAAGCTGGAATTCTTAGCTCCTTTAGATGTCTCTTCATCCTTCTCACATCTGTCAGACATACTCTGCTTAGCAGAATGAGACCTTAAAGTACTATGCCTTTCCCCCTGAAAGTAGCTGTGACTGGCACTATGATCAGCAGGTTCTGGAGTGCAAACAACAGAGTTTTTATTATAAGAATGTTGCTCTTTGACAGGATTGATTTTCTTCAAAAATATTCTACAATCCTTAAATGTTTTGTCTTTCCACATACCTTTACCAAGTGCCTGTGCTTTTCCAATATTTTTCTGGTTGCAATATGCTGATTGTGTGTTTGGTCTACAATTATTTATTAAGCCAGGCTTTGTGTTGAGATCTGACAATTGTGCTTTCTGCTGACAAAATGCACCTGTAATTTCATTTCCAGTTGATGAAGTGATTCTATGAGAGTCTACCAGAATTGTGGGTGATTTAGTTTGTACTGTACCATTCCGATGGCTCAAGCACATTTTGCTGTTAATTTTCTTACTTGCATCAGCAAAACACTGGCTTTGGCACAAGAATCGCAATTTTCGCTTATTTGATTTCCAGTCATTTGTTCCATGATTATACAGGTTTTTCACTTGTCTCCACCGATCATGCTGTAAATTCTCAAATTTGGTTCTTCTTAATTTAGCTAATGTGAAGTTATGTTTCCTGTTTAAGACTTGAGACCTGACTATTTTATGTAGAATTTGTAACTTTCCTGCCGATTGTGATGGTGTGGATAGTGCaaattttttaaagtgctttctcAAAGGACTAGTATTACAATCACATTGTCTTGTTCCCATTTTGAACTGCTTCGTACTAATTACTTCAAAAGGATTGCGAGCATTTGCCTTTCTCACTAACGACAGTGACTGTGTTTCTGTTGTTTGCATAAACCATGTGCACAGTTCATCTATATTACATTTTTTCTGGAAAAGCATTTTTATAGGTGAATTTTCAAACTGTAACATGCAAGTGTCCAAAGGGTTTGATACTTTAATGCTATAGTCTTGTTCAATATGACACCCTTCTTCATACAGACATTTTTCAAGTTCTTCTCCATTCACGTGCAACCAAGTATTTGTTATCTGTTCATATCTACTATTTAGTTCTTTTAACAAGGAATCATTAGAAATGGAAGGATCCCACCACCTAAGGGAAGAATTGGATGAAATGATGGGATTCGATGATATTTCATTAGCAAATCTGAATTTATTATTCTCAGAACCTGTTTTTGAATTTCCTGGATTTTTATTTACTGAGATATCTTTGGGTGTCACCTTTGAATGTTTTAGTTTTTGATCTTTAGCATTTTTCAAAGAGAGTTTATATGATTTGTGTAGAAAGGCACGTCTACACAATAATGAGCTGGAAGATGCTAATGAATGTAAGAAAGGCAGCGATGGTCTTCTGTCTCTAAGAGATTGCCTCAAAGGGATTTCAGGCTTTCTTGAGGCTATGGTAATAACCTCATCTGAAAAATGCTTACTTGTATCATTCCAAAAGCTTTTTGCACCATCCTTCTTATTGCATTGATTATCAACCTTCTTAGAAGATACATGTTTTTCTAACACAGTCTCTTGTTCTAAAGGAGGCAGGCAGCTGCTAATACTCACTTTTCTTTCCTGAGATGAAATCTGATTAACAGTCACTGATATGccagatatttttatttttgctggtcTACCGGGTTTTCTGATTATATTTAAAGGCTTCTGGTTTGGTCTTATGATATTACTACAATGGGATGGTAGCATCGGGCTGCTCTCTAAAGGTCTAACATGCTCATAGCCAGAGGTCTTACTTTCAGTTGTAGAATTTTGCATACTTTTGGTTTTGGGAAAACTATCCCTTGTTTCTGTATATTGTTTCACTTGAGCAGACTCGCATACATCATTACAATTACTGGGAGGACTCGGTACCAAATTGACTACGTTTAGGCTACCTTCAGAAACACACCTCTTATTCCTTCGTGACCTTCCAAAGACAATTGTCACAGTAATATTTTTGTTAATATTATCCTCTTCTAGAAACTCTACATTAGAGCTGGCACTTTTCTTCCTAGCACTGCTAGAATCACTTATATGGTTGACATTTTCAACAATATCTACCTTAGGCTTTGGAGGTCGGCCAATTGGCCGCTTAATCTGCTTCACAACTTGAGGGCCTATTTTTTTGGGTCGTCCAGGTTTTCTTTTCAGGGAGGATCCACTGCCATTTTGTTCTATGGTTTCTTCATTTGGTTTATGTACATCATTTTTTTCATTACCAACTATTGCAGGAAAAACAGAAGAATTCACTTCATTTTTATGACTATTTTCATAGCCACATTCTTCAATGGAAACAGTTTTAGCAGGATCCCTGGCTTCCAACTGCATTTCTGATAGGTCAGTTGTTTTCCCTTGAACAGAATAAAGGTCAATGTTTAATTTAGCAGAATCATTTACAGAGGTTAGTGTGTATTTCACTCCTTCACCACTGTTAATTTCTGAAAGGAACATAAGTTTTATAGGACTAGTGTAATTTAGTGTTGGAGAACTATCTCTTGCATTAGAACTTGTTTGCAAGTCCTCATTACTGGAAGTCAATACATCTGAATGTGTTGATGATTTCAAAAGGCTTTTATATCCTTTATCAGatacttctttttcttttgttgacACATGGTCCTTTTTGCTATTATTGCTACATGGCATGTGAGCTGGTGACAGTACATATTGTCCCTTACTTCCACTTTCATTCATACTAATAAGAAGACCACTTTTCGAATTATTGTTGGCTTCACACTTGTGAATATCTTTCAGTTTGCTGGAGATGTTATAACCGTTAAGTAATGGCTTTTTACCCTTGTGGgccatatttattgtatcttCCAAACGCTCTACAACAACATGTAGATTTGTGTTTCGTACAAGTTTACTTATATCATCATTGCTACATGTTTTGGTCTGTAAACCATtaagcattttttctctttccatgCAGATATGAGGTTTTTTTGCCTTTGAGGATTTTTGAAATAAAAGATTGTTTGTTACATACACAGAGCACCACATAGGAGGGATAATGTTATGTTTAGCCCTATCCAACATTCTATTATCATCTCCTTTCTCAGAGACCAGATCTGTACGTAGTTCAACGCCACAATTTCCATGCATTTTAGCCAAGCTGTTTTGGGATGTTGTAGAATTATTTTTTGAAAATGCCACAAAACCAGAATTGTTTTCTGAATTATTCAGAAGTAGTTCCACTGTCTCTTCTTGACAAATTGGCAAAGACTTTGATTTAATGGGAGAAAATAGCTGATCTTTATTTTCATGATTTTGTAAACCACAATCTTTTAATATACTATGATTTTCATTTTGGGGGGGTGATGATTTGTCATTTTTTGTAGTCTTTTTAGCATTCCTCTCTGTATTTGACTTTTTCCTTATGAAGGTTTCATCGAGAGTGGCTAGCTCTCTTTTAATTTGCAAAGATTGTCTTCTAAACAGTGATGAATCAGGGGTATTATGCATTGCAAACAAGGTTTCTTGTCGCTTGCGAAATCTTGTTTGGataattttattttccatttctTTGTCATGCTGGCTCAATAACTCCATAAAATTGTAATCATTTGCCTTAGCATCATGTAAAAGAGTTGTTATGAAGCTCCGTAATTTAATATCACCTTCTGTTCTCCCATCACTCTTAGATAATTTTGCAAGATTTGCTGCATCAGTTGTCTCTATtgattttaatttctcatttattCGATCCATTAAGTCTTGAAATGCAGTAGCATTTTCAACTCTTTCAAGCTTATCAGAGTTTATAAGGCTAGTTTCTTGATTTGCACTCAGAAAGGTTTCATCCACATTACAAGACACTTCTGCAATGcatattttattgttatgttcACACACAGTACAACTTCTTTCAGCTGGCAAGAGGGAAGGAGGCTGACTACTATTCATTTCAAGTCTATTATCTAAAGCTGGAGAACCTTCAACTGATTCCTCCAAATAAGCATATCCATCAGCTTCCACAGGTGATAACGGAGGTGGTGAAGGACTGCGACCTCTGCTAGCTTTGTTAATCTTTTGGCCTGCAGCAATGAGATGTGTACAAAGTGCTGTTCTTGCAGAGTGGATCGtacattgttttaattgcttggaGCAGCACCTATGAGGACTATAAGGCACAGGATTCCCTTTGTTTACAACCGTGTTAAAATATCCAACAGTCACAGACTGGCATGACAAGCAATCCAAGTCTTTCACACAGACTGGCAGAGATGGCAAACAAGTATTTGGTCTTTGATTTTGTAAACAGCACCTCTTCATCAGCATGTTGCCATCACAACCGCAGACTGGAATGTGCACATCATCTTCAGATGTTTCAGAATATATAGTATGTGGCAGTTGGCAATTGCAAACAGAATGGACACACGGTTCTTGGAATAGAAAATTCAACATAGCTAAAATCTGATGCCAATGATAAAAGCATAACGATTCCAAAACCTTGCTTAGAGCAGAATTTCCTCTTTCCAATTTAGTTGTTTCCTCtgattttgcatcagctgctgtaCTTGAACTGAAAACAAAAAGCAGATCAAAACAAAAAGTAAATTACAGTTAAATATGACATAATATGACTGAAGACTAATTTTGATAAGGTACCAAAACTGTCATATCTCAAAAGTTAAACTTCCACTGAGATTCTGCACATACATTATATGGAAAACATACAACATTAATGACTAATGTTAAGCGGTACAATGTGAGAAAAACTCAACTTGgctaacaatattttaaaaattaccaaGATAGATTCTCCAGTTCAAAATATGCAGCTTCACTTTCCATAAAATAGCCTAGCTACAAAAATAATGAGCCTTCATTAACTCCTGGAAGATAATAACTTAATTTAAATAATAGTCACAATATGGTTGTGATCCTAAGTACATTTTAACCATAAGTAAAttacattgaaatcaataggacatcAGGCAGCTTCACACATTCTAATACAAATGTCTCTTCTTAATAGGAAATCTCATGTATTTTACAAGTACATTTTGTGCTACAAAAACACACAGCAAATAAACCACAGTTGGTTGATGGTTTCCCACTATTTGTACATACAGCAAAATACACACATTTGCATTTATCAGACATGGCTGTATTTTCAGGATACATCCAACTTCCTACAAGAATGTCATATCCATGTAGAAAATTGGCCATTTTGGAAGCAGCTTTTACTTCAAAAGAAATGTGTTCAGAAagtaaaatgttgatattaaatgCCATTTTGAGGTTTACTTAGGTAAGTTGCAGTTGAATCAGAAATGCAATATTACCTTTTATGTCTTGAATTTatgaaatcagtattactttAAGCTTTACTTGGGCTGAACTATGCCCAATCTCTAACTATGCTATGAAGTATGCTAATCATTAAATGCAATGACATTTTCCAGAAATATAtttgatttgtatatttgttttaatgtttttgattgctgtaaaccacccagagagctttggctatggggcggtatacaagtgcaataaataaataaatactaaccttttcagtggcggcccccaccctctggaactccctcccacaagatctttggcactttcttccctgaatatgttccgcaaggccataaagacctggctttttcaacaggcttttgggacttctggggaggcttaatgttcttatgtttgaaatgcctcctactctGTAttctgttgttattataatttataatttatattgttatagtgtattttagtgtattgtatttcgctgtatttactatatgtacgtcgcctagagtggccattggccagataggcgacacacaaattaaattttttttattattattattattataaataaataaataaagtgcagtCCACTGTGCTCTTCACTAGGAATTAAAAAAGACTTGTCTGAATGGATGCTGTGCATTTTTTTCGCTTTAAACCATCCACTGCAAGTACTGTTCCAAAAATGCAGACTCTTCTTTTAAAACCTGCACTACAGATACAAATTTGTGCCCTGTGTGCTTTAGTCCACTCAATGTACAAACATAACTTTTCTTCATTCATTTCAAGGGCACAAGCATCTCTCTTTACACATCCCTCTTCTGGAACAACTTTGCCCTTCATTTAAATAAATGGGAAAGCCATTATGGGTGCCCGCAATGTGCAATGTGATTGGAACAATGCAGTGGGTAACATTTTTAAAGTCACTGAATGAATCAATGAAATGTAAAGGAACCATGTGTGCACATATTTCAATTTACAGGACAAGTAAGCCAAAATATGTATTGGGAAATCATTGTAGTTTTTAAAGCTTAAATAAATATGAATCTACATCTAAATAGGGCTTCAACTAATAAATAACCAGTTAAATATTGTCTCTCTAACTACATAATATTAAAAACTGTTACTACTTACCTAATCATTAATTCAAACTGAAAAGTTAATAGTCCatagatttaaaaacacagattTAAGAACAAAATTGCTGAATTGCAACTTTAGTCATTAACATCTATCAATATTCTTCAAAACTACTGATTAAGATAACTTATATTAATAATTCTGTTTCAGAAAAGTATGTATATTCAAACATATCACCAAACTCTGAACATGACACTAGCTATCCATCTTATATTTTCTAAAAATATTCAGTATTTACTGCTTTAACCTCGTGGAATGTAGAAAAAAACTTTCAAGATATACTTTATCAGATCACATGTAACATTAGCATTGTTCTTGATTCATAAGTTGTGTAGCATAGTCTTGCTCTTGTctaaataaaacagaatttctCTGCAGGTGTACACTATTCCAGTATTGTTACTAgagtaaaataaatatatgcttCAAATTTACAAGAAATATCAGTGCTGTTGGATTACCACAACAATAGAGCATTCTTATGGTGGCTCAGGTTCCTCTGAATAAACCAGTTTAGATTTAGACAATAGAAAGCCCAAATAAAAGAGGACCCAAAACTGAGTGGGTAGAGTGCATATCTACAAGCACACATAAAGTTTCATAGTCAAGCCTCACTATCTCTAGCTAAAGTATCTGAGGAAGTAGGGCTAGGGAAGATCTCTGTCTGAGAcattggagaaccactgccagtcagactaGGTAACAGTGGTCCAGATGGACCTAAGATCTGCTTCCTTACAATGCAACGTCATATATAAATATACGCATATGTGCAACTGGAGTACATTGACTATAAtgttagtgatgtcacaggatagTGCAGCTTGGGTATGGTACAAATGATTTTGTGTCAAAGAGATGCCACACAGAAACAATAAATTTTGCTGGTATCAATACTGCAATATATAGCTAAATTGTTCACAATACTCAAGCAATTTTCTGAAAAAGTGAATTAAGATGACCTTTAAAACCTCTCAGCACCCACAGTCTATCCATTTATGAATACAGAGACATTCTCTAGAGGTCAGGAAATAACTGCAAGAATAAAAACCCAAAACCTGCACTGGGCAACGGAAGACCCAGCTTTAGGAAATGTAGACaggtttccccccaaaaaagttgtcCTAAGGGCACATTCAGATAAGTATTATGGAGGAAACACAATTCCCAACACTATGTTTCCATCCCAACAGTAATGTAGGGACATTGACAAGGGGATAGAGGGTTTATAACAGGGATTGgcgagaattctgctgaattaggatttagcactggatttttcaatggtccacatattctccatctttgcagggtGATCCTGTTTGTTTCAAACTTCAGCGGCTTTCCACTAACACCAGATTCCCCCCTCTCAAATATATTGTTgttcacagcacagcacagcatagCACAAAAGtagttttttttctctctgccaccccccaccctcCACTCAAATAAcccaagcagggaggaagcaagccaagtgtaacagagattaaaaggcaagcctagagagtCATTAACATGGGTGAGACTCTCTAGCCTTGCCTTCTCATCTGTCATGTTAACCCATTAAATGAATAAAAGGCAAGGCTAGATAGTCCATATTAAGGGCTCTCTAGGGCTGCCAAGGAGGGGATGGATGAGAGgccactgaaagctgctttcctcctttcttttccACAAGGAAACAGGttgtctctgcttgctaatgtgaaactgaccagccccaGTGAAAGCtgatttcctttcctttatcaatattattTTGGGAGAAAAAATCAGATCAATAAAGCAATGGATAGTGGACGAAAATGAACACGAATCAATGCCACCTGCCAGATTGACgaaatgctttcaaagtggcaccagccaacggatcccatccctagttcgtAACCTTCCCAGCTGACTGTGTCATACATCCCTCCAGCATGGccatttttaactgatttttcttCTAGCTAGGATCTGAAACTTGTATCAGCAAAAACAAGGTGGGGGGGGATTTGATTAGCCATTTGCTAATCTTCCTTTCTTCTACCTCTGCTCCTGCATTCCCATTATCCTAGCTAACAAGGTTTAGAAACATGTGTTTGCCTCCCAAACCTTTCTAGTTCTGCCCTTAGACAATCCATTTACACAATTACTAGTTCAACATGGGCAAGACTGCCTCCTACTGAAAAGGCTATAGAAAAACTCAACCCATGCTCCTTACAACCAGATTACCATGAGATAAATGCCATCTTGCAAAACTATTAAATTACAGAATATGCATTATAAACCTGCGTAGCCAAGCACAACAATTAGATTAGCATGAAAGCAGTCATCCACTTCTATGATGTAAATAATCTTGCAAGCACATGTAtgcattaaaatgttttaactgatATGAATTTTTTCAGAGCTCTCCACTTCAAATATTTTTGTCAATCCTTAACTATGGAATTGCACATAGTGCCTTGCTTCTTGTTATTAGGACACAAAGACTGGCACAGGAagaactttaaaaatataaatttaaaggtATGATTCCTATCAGTGAAAAAGACTGTAGAGAATGAATCAAAAGGCAGTACACACATACACCTTGGAAGAAATATATAAAACATACATGGACTAGTTTAGCTTTCCTGCTGAATTTTCTATACTACTCCTCACTGCACATCTAGTGGCCGTGCATAAATTATCCTACATATTTaacagtattttatttttgttttgatacTGAAGGGaaaattgcaaaacattttactgCTAGTTCTATGCACTTTATTTTTCCAAGTGGCACAAAAAAGTTATAAAACTATTGGGTGGCTTTAAATGGGCATTTAAAAGGGCACAGTAGAGTAATATGTATTTCTTAATAGGTGTACAACTAAATGCATACATTATGAAATACTGGAAATTGAAACTGATATAAAAGTGAATTATCACGTTTTCCAGATGAAAACTGGCAGAACATTTTCATTACTCATTTATACTGCTATCACCCCTTCACCCTAACAAACCATGGGCAAAACAAAATAATCAGTAAGTTCTCCTCCACACATTCCATTTAAATAAATGGAATCTGTGCAAAAAGACAGTGCCCTATTTATGAAATATATTGCCTTGTAACAATTATTGTTTTTGTTCTGTGTGTAAAAAGTGCTGTTGTAACTTCACTCTTATTACACCAATATAATCTTGCCCATGGATTAAATCAAATGAGTCAACAAAAagtatgttttttctttttactgaATGAACAAATCAATGACACATCAGTTTTGTAAATTTATGTGCAAAAGCATTGAAGTGCTTTACTAAAAATTACAACATAGAAACACATTAACAAATTCATACAATCAGATTTAGAAATATAACAACACAAAGAGGAAACAGAATTACAGTACATTTACAACACAAGACAAATACATggaattcattagaaaatattgtAATAAATAATTCATGAATTATAGTGCAATTGATTTATGCATAAATAGAACTAATTGCCTAGAAATCAGTTATTAACAAAATCTGTCAAAAATCAAGGCAGCCACAGAGTTTTACTAAATTACTGCAACAATGGAAatactgcaattaaaaaaaaacacaaatacaggtaTTTGTACTGTAAACaactaaaaaaaatcagtatcactAAAGTTAATATACAATTTAATTTAATATAAAATAGTCATTAGCTACCAGAAATGGTTTAAACAACTTTACTGAGCAGTAGTTCTAAAAACAGAGGCActgttttttaatataaaatactTGAGAAACATTCAAATAAGTAGAAAGCATGTAGGGCTTGCTTTCATCTTCATTTAAAAGTCTGCTGATATATGTATTTTCAGAAACTTGTCAATTTCTAAGTAGCGTCTggtaaatgaattttaaaagtaCTTCAAAATTATAATTTAAACAACCTTTTAAATGAATACATTAGGGATGGATAAGGGGAGTCTATGTAATTCCCTGCTTTTCCTCAGTTGTATAATCAAAGGTTCAGCCCATTCATTAGAAATAATtacgtttcttttttaaaacttacAGGTTGAGCATTATCTACAAACtatcaaaaaatattttaatatactaTTTCTGACCAAAAATAAATAcaagtactaaaatgctgaaaattaaTATTACATACAAAACTACCACCGTTAAAGTCAATAGCAAAATGATCCCTGATTTTATGAATCCTGATACTTTTTGGTCAGGCCACCTTTTAAAATGATATTAAAAGTGTACTGTAATGTCTTTGATATACATCTCTGACAAAAATCTAGAATTgtctgaaaaataaaaaaaagctgAGATACAACAAGTTGTGCATCAGTGAGAAAGCCAATTTTCTCCTTGCAGCTACATCCCCCTCCCATGCCACAACACACACAGACCCAGA
It contains:
- the LCORL gene encoding ligand-dependent nuclear receptor corepressor-like protein isoform X3, translating into MSGREVRGRWKREQREWPPRLPLLAPRSAGAPAARRNVGESAANSTPGGTGSCTVWFSSPAGIQQHHCSSRQPLSTAHKHKGKLLGRRKQGLTSNIPAKQPVHTNTRSRGFESILEGLYGPRLRRDLSLFEDCEPEEVTDWSMDEKCSFCNLHKETVSDHTAIIGSLQSTPTEELSSQGQSNTDKIECQAENYLNALFRKKDLPQNCDPNIPLVAQELMKKMIRQFAIEYISKSSKMQENRNGSSYETNMIHKGIQMNQTENSLQEEQDSPLDLTVNRTPEQDTQQGDGVLDLSTKKTSVGQSANDGSCSENSVSGSSTAADAKSEETTKLERGNSALSKVLESLCFYHWHQILAMLNFLFQEPCVHSVCNCQLPHTIYSETSEDDVHIPVCGCDGNMLMKRCCLQNQRPNTCLPSLPVCVKDLDCLSCQSVTVGYFNTVVNKGNPVPYSPHRCCSKQLKQCTIHSARTALCTHLIAAGQKINKASRGRSPSPPPLSPVEADGYAYLEESVEGSPALDNRLEMNSSQPPSLLPAERSCTVCEHNNKICIAEVSCNVDETFLSANQETSLINSDKLERVENATAFQDLMDRINEKLKSIETTDAANLAKLSKSDGRTEGDIKLRSFITTLLHDAKANDYNFMELLSQHDKEMENKIIQTRFRKRQETLFAMHNTPDSSLFRRQSLQIKRELATLDETFIRKKSNTERNAKKTTKNDKSSPPQNENHSILKDCGLQNHENKDQLFSPIKSKSLPICQEETVELLLNNSENNSGFVAFSKNNSTTSQNSLAKMHGNCGVELRTDLVSEKGDDNRMLDRAKHNIIPPMWCSVYVTNNLLFQKSSKAKKPHICMEREKMLNGLQTKTCSNDDISKLVRNTNLHVVVERLEDTINMAHKGKKPLLNGYNISSKLKDIHKCEANNNSKSGLLISMNESGSKGQYVLSPAHMPCSNNSKKDHVSTKEKEVSDKGYKSLLKSSTHSDVLTSSNEDLQTSSNARDSSPTLNYTSPIKLMFLSEINSGEGVKYTLTSVNDSAKLNIDLYSVQGKTTDLSEMQLEARDPAKTVSIEECGYENSHKNEVNSSVFPAIVGNEKNDVHKPNEETIEQNGSGSSLKRKPGRPKKIGPQVVKQIKRPIGRPPKPKVDIVENVNHISDSSSARKKSASSNVEFLEEDNINKNITVTIVFGRSRRNKRCVSEGSLNVVNLVPSPPSNCNDVCESAQVKQYTETRDSFPKTKSMQNSTTESKTSGYEHVRPLESSPMLPSHCSNIIRPNQKPLNIIRKPGRPAKIKISGISVTVNQISSQERKVSISSCLPPLEQETVLEKHVSSKKVDNQCNKKDGAKSFWNDTSKHFSDEVITIASRKPEIPLRQSLRDRRPSLPFLHSLASSSSLLCRRAFLHKSYKLSLKNAKDQKLKHSKVTPKDISVNKNPGNSKTGSENNKFRFANEISSNPIISSNSSLRWWDPSISNDSLLKELNSRYEQITNTWLHVNGEELEKCLYEEGCHIEQDYSIKVSNPLDTCMLQFENSPIKMLFQKKCNIDELCTWFMQTTETQSLSLVRKANARNPFEVISTKQFKMGTRQCDCNTSPLRKHFKKFALSTPSQSAGKLQILHKIVRSQVLNRKHNFTLAKLRRTKFENLQHDRWRQVKNLYNHGTNDWKSNKRKLRFLCQSQCFADASKKINSKMCLSHRNGTVQTKSPTILVDSHRITSSTGNEITGAFCQQKAQLSDLNTKPGLINNCRPNTQSAYCNQKNIGKAQALGKEPADHSASHSYFQGERHSTLRSHSAKQSMSDRCEKDEETSKGAKNSSLVKDLGIEQDCKKSSKRVTFDDGPAEVPKKMKKRRRMQCKLTNLNIRERNKRQLCSSGQVSSCYSKYQLGQLIQPLDHFDCPFLRLFQLYNILLEMRQPDLYTVFQRNAFTRKVSRE
- the LCORL gene encoding ligand-dependent nuclear receptor corepressor-like protein isoform X7 — translated: MEKGTERMAAAAPAPGASQCRSPRCTAERRGVRRELDSWRHRLMHCVGFESILEGLYGPRLRRDLSLFEDCEPEEVTDWSMDEKCSFCNLHKETVSDHTAIIGSLQSTPTEELSSQGQSNTDKIECQAENYLNALFRKKDLPQNCDPNIPLVAQELMKKMIRQFAIEYISKSSKMQENRNGSSYETNMIHKGIQMNQTENSLQEEQDSPLDLTVNRTPEQDTQQGDGVLDLSTKKTSVGQSANDGSCSENSVSGSSTAADAKSEETTKLERGNSALSKVLESLCFYHWHQILAMLNFLFQEPCVHSVCNCQLPHTIYSETSEDDVHIPVCGCDGNMLMKRCCLQNQRPNTCLPSLPVCVKDLDCLSCQSVTVGYFNTVVNKGNPVPYSPHRCCSKQLKQCTIHSARTALCTHLIAAGQKINKASRGRSPSPPPLSPVEADGYAYLEESVEGSPALDNRLEMNSSQPPSLLPAERSCTVCEHNNKICIAEVSCNVDETFLSANQETSLINSDKLERVENATAFQDLMDRINEKLKSIETTDAANLAKLSKSDGRTEGDIKLRSFITTLLHDAKANDYNFMELLSQHDKEMENKIIQTRFRKRQETLFAMHNTPDSSLFRRQSLQIKRELATLDETFIRKKSNTERNAKKTTKNDKSSPPQNENHSILKDCGLQNHENKDQLFSPIKSKSLPICQEETVELLLNNSENNSGFVAFSKNNSTTSQNSLAKMHGNCGVELRTDLVSEKGDDNRMLDRAKHNIIPPMWCSVYVTNNLLFQKSSKAKKPHICMEREKMLNGLQTKTCSNDDISKLVRNTNLHVVVERLEDTINMAHKGKKPLLNGYNISSKLKDIHKCEANNNSKSGLLISMNESGSKGQYVLSPAHMPCSNNSKKDHVSTKEKEVSDKGYKSLLKSSTHSDVLTSSNEDLQTSSNARDSSPTLNYTSPIKLMFLSEINSGEGVKYTLTSVNDSAKLNIDLYSVQGKTTDLSEMQLEARDPAKTVSIEECGYENSHKNEVNSSVFPAIVGNEKNDVHKPNEETIEQNGSGSSLKRKPGRPKKIGPQVVKQIKRPIGRPPKPKVDIVENVNHISDSSSARKKSASSNVEFLEEDNINKNITVTIVFGRSRRNKRCVSEGSLNVVNLVPSPPSNCNDVCESAQVKQYTETRDSFPKTKSMQNSTTESKTSGYEHVRPLESSPMLPSHCSNIIRPNQKPLNIIRKPGRPAKIKISGISVTVNQISSQERKVSISSCLPPLEQETVLEKHVSSKKVDNQCNKKDGAKSFWNDTSKHFSDEVITIASRKPEIPLRQSLRDRRPSLPFLHSLASSSSLLCRRAFLHKSYKLSLKNAKDQKLKHSKVTPKDISVNKNPGNSKTGSENNKFRFANEISSNPIISSNSSLRWWDPSISNDSLLKELNSRYEQITNTWLHVNGEELEKCLYEEGCHIEQDYSIKVSNPLDTCMLQFENSPIKMLFQKKCNIDELCTWFMQTTETQSLSLVRKANARNPFEVISTKQFKMGTRQCDCNTSPLRKHFKKFALSTPSQSAGKLQILHKIVRSQVLNRKHNFTLAKLRRTKFENLQHDRWRQVKNLYNHGTNDWKSNKRKLRFLCQSQCFADASKKINSKMCLSHRNGTVQTKSPTILVDSHRITSSTGNEITGAFCQQKAQLSDLNTKPGLINNCRPNTQSAYCNQKNIGKAQALGKGMWKDKTFKDCRIFLKKINPVKEQHSYNKNSVVCTPEPADHSASHSYFQGERHSTLRSHSAKQSMSDRCEKDEETSKGAKNSSLVKDLGIEQDCKKSSKRVTFDDGPAEVPKKMKKRRRMQCKLTNLNIRERNKRQLCSSGQVSSCYSKYQLGPLKPVGLPLLGGFASRAVEYSMIPFQLPLHGSSQV